A region of the Pantoea alfalfae genome:
TCGGGTCGTGGGTTACTACGAACCTTATATGCACGCCTGGGATTGCCTGGCGGGTTACTGCCTGGTGAAAGAGGCGGGCGGCTGGTGCCACCCGTTCAATACCGAAGGCGACCGCATCACTAAAGGGGCCCAGGTGCTTGCTGTGGCACCCGGCGCCGAAGCGGACCTCCGCCGCATTGCTGATTTGTAGGTCAGTGACCCTGTCACGCTGACTGTACTCAGGTCAGCGTGATGCCGCAGGGCTTAGCGTTTTCGTCAGATAGTGGCGCTGCATGCCGTCCTGCGGAAAATCGGGCAGGGACATCTGCTGCTGATAACCCTGTTTCTGATAAAACGGCAGCGCCTGAAAACTAAATGTATCCACCAGCGCAAAGAGACAGCCCAGTTTAACCGCCTCCTGCTCTGCCGCTTCCATCAGCGCACGCCCCAGACCACTGTCACGCAGTGTTTCGTCCACCCAGAGATAATCAATACAGAGCCAGTTTCCTTTGCGCGAGGCGATCAATCCGCCGCGTAACACACCTTCTGCATCTTTGTGAGAAACCGACAGCGGCCCCCAGTTCTCCCGACTGATAAATTGCCGGTTGTAAGCCCCTAATCCTGCCAGTAGCGCTTCCCGATCGTCGTCGTTTTGCTGATGGGTAAGGATAAATGTGCTCATCCTGTTCCTCTCTTATCCATGCGTTGTCTTTATCCCTCAAAAAGGATAAATTCAATATTATCCTCTAAAAGGTATAATCTGTATATTATCCTCTTAAGGGTATAAAGTGCGCTTTATACCCTATCGGGGATAAACCCTCTGCGCTATGCTTACAGCCTGTGATTCTTTAGGAGTTACCCCATGATATACAGCCCGCTACAGCTGGCAAACCGGCTAAAGCTTATCCGCCAGCGCAACGGCTGGACCCAGAGTGAACTGGCGAAAAAGGTTGGCCTGAAACAGGCTACCATCTCTCACTTTGAAAATGCGCCTGACACTACCTCGCTGGCCACGCTGTTTAAGCTTTTACAGGCGCTGGAAGTGAGTCTGGACGTAGTGGAAAAAGAGGAGGCCAGTGCGCCTCAATTGCATGATGAGGATGCGTGGTAATGCAAAGGCTGATTGCGTGGATGAACGGTGAGCGGGTAGGCGTGCTCACCCGGCAGCGGAATGGCGCTCATGAGTTTCAGTATGACACCGGCTGGCTGAGTAACCCGCTATCCAGGCCACTGTCACTTTCTCTGCCGCTGCAGGTTAAGGCAATCACCTCACACGCCGTGATTAACTTCTTCGATAACCTGCTGCCAGATAGCCCGCTGATTCGTGACAGAATCGTGGCGCGTTACCAGATTAAATCCCGTCAGCCGTTTGACCTGTTGCAGGAAGTGGGACGTGACAGCGTCGGGGCGACTATGCTGTTGCCGCCCGATATGCCGCTGCCCGCGCTGCAGGCTCGCTATGAGGTGCTGGATGAAGCCCGGCTTGAGAGTGTGCTGTCAGCCTATCAGTCAGATATCCCGCTGGGGATGTTGCGTGAAGAGACTGACTTCCGCATTTCGGTGGCGGGCGCACAGGAGAAAACGGCGCTGCTGCTGACCGAAGAGGGCTGGAGCATTCCTGCCGGTGCCACGCCTACCTCGCACATCATTAAGCTGCCGATCGGTGAGATTAAACAGCCAGCCGCGACGCTGGATATGCGTGAAAGCGTAGAGAATGAGTATCTCTGTCTGGCGCTGGCCCGCGCACTGGGTATTGATGTGCCGCAGGCGACGATTATCCGGGCCGGTAAGATGCGCGCCCTGGCCGTTGAGCGCTTTGATCGCCGCTGGTCGCGCGACCGAACCCGGCTGATTCGTCTGCCACAGGAGGATTTCTGTCAGGCGCTGGGGCTACCATCCTCGACCAAATATGCGTCGGACGGCGGGCCGGGCATTGCAGAAATAATGCAGATACTGATGGGATCGAGCAACGCCATTGAAGATCGCTATCGCTTTATGATGTTCCAGGTGTTTCAGTGGCTGATTGGTGCTACCGATGGTCACGCAAAAAACTTCTCGCTGTTTATTGAGCGCGGCGGCAGTTATCGACTGACACCCTTTTATGATGTGATCTCCGCTTATCCGGTGCTGGGCGGTACCGGCCTGAACAGGCGTGCACTAAAGCTGGCGATGGGGCTGCGTGCCACTAAGGGGAAGAAGACAGAAATCGACAAAATCTTTCCGCGCCATTTTATCGCCACGGCAAAAAGCGTCAGTTTTGATCGTGACAGTTTGCAGCAGATCTTCGACTTCTTCGTCCGTGAGTTTCCCAAAGCGGTGGTCTCAGTGCGCGAGGCCTTACCGGCCGATTATCCACAGCACATCGCCGACGCCATTTTCAGTCATTCACTGATTATGCTGGAGCGGCTGCGGCACAAAGAGTGATGGCGCTATAAGCTGGCACTATCCTGAAAAACCTCGCCTCCTGTGTATGGCTAAAAGCCTGTCGGCTATGCTTATCTGACAGGCTTAACAGGAGAGTCATGGTATGAAGTGTCCGGGATGTGAAGGAGAGGCGTTTGTGTACGCCACGCGCGACGTCAGTCTTAATACGGGTAATCCCGAGGACGTTGTGCCGGATGTAAAGGGCGATCACTGCATCCGCTGTGGCGCGGTGATTATGAATGCCGGAACGTCGGAGTTATATCCCGAAAAGGCTGAAGCGCTGGAGAATGCCGGCGTGCCTGTTAAATGAGACAAAGAGCCCGCCTAGTGCGGGCTTCCTTGTCTCTGTGACAGGTGAATGTCCCTCTTTTGATAACACGCAACGAGTAAGTTGTGTGATGGTGGCACCGTACAGGAGAAACCTCTTTACCCTGGGAACGGGAATCACAATCACATCAATCTGGCCACTGGAGTGCGTTATGGATGCCAATCGCTATGCCCTGAAAACAATTCCGTCACCGCCGGTCTTTCCCGGTGCTGCCAGCCCTGTGATATCTGATGAAACACTGCATCGCCGTCTGGTCGCCATTATTGAGCGGATGCAGCAGCAGCAGATTGCGCAACTGATTATCTATGCCGACAAAGAG
Encoded here:
- the hipB gene encoding type II toxin-antitoxin system antitoxin HipB translates to MIYSPLQLANRLKLIRQRNGWTQSELAKKVGLKQATISHFENAPDTTSLATLFKLLQALEVSLDVVEKEEASAPQLHDEDAW
- a CDS encoding type II toxin-antitoxin system HipA family toxin, with product MQRLIAWMNGERVGVLTRQRNGAHEFQYDTGWLSNPLSRPLSLSLPLQVKAITSHAVINFFDNLLPDSPLIRDRIVARYQIKSRQPFDLLQEVGRDSVGATMLLPPDMPLPALQARYEVLDEARLESVLSAYQSDIPLGMLREETDFRISVAGAQEKTALLLTEEGWSIPAGATPTSHIIKLPIGEIKQPAATLDMRESVENEYLCLALARALGIDVPQATIIRAGKMRALAVERFDRRWSRDRTRLIRLPQEDFCQALGLPSSTKYASDGGPGIAEIMQILMGSSNAIEDRYRFMMFQVFQWLIGATDGHAKNFSLFIERGGSYRLTPFYDVISAYPVLGGTGLNRRALKLAMGLRATKGKKTEIDKIFPRHFIATAKSVSFDRDSLQQIFDFFVREFPKAVVSVREALPADYPQHIADAIFSHSLIMLERLRHKE
- a CDS encoding type II toxin-antitoxin system MqsA family antitoxin, which gives rise to MYATRDVSLNTGNPEDVVPDVKGDHCIRCGAVIMNAGTSELYPEKAEALENAGVPVK
- a CDS encoding GNAT family N-acetyltransferase gives rise to the protein MSTFILTHQQNDDDREALLAGLGAYNRQFISRENWGPLSVSHKDAEGVLRGGLIASRKGNWLCIDYLWVDETLRDSGLGRALMEAAEQEAVKLGCLFALVDTFSFQALPFYQKQGYQQQMSLPDFPQDGMQRHYLTKTLSPAASR